CCCAACTGGATGAAACGGTGCCGGTCAACGATTGTTCGACGTGCATCATTTCCCCCAAGCTCGTTGAAAGTGGTCGCCATGCCAATATCGAATTGATCCCCATGGTCGAGTTGGAGTCCGTGGAAGGGGAAGTGGGGAATTTTCAGGTCAAGGTTCGAAGAAGGCTTCGAAATCTCGATTGGACCACAGCTCCCCCCATGGCTTCTTTTGGTGATGAGGAAACGGTCAATCTGAATGTGGGTGCAATTATCCTTGCAACCGGTTTCAGGGTCTTCGATCCCGCAACGTATGATGTCTTCGGTTACGGCAGATATCCAAACGTGATCACCAGCCTGGAATTCGAATCGATCATGAATCCTTACGGCCCTTCTCGAGGGCGCCCATGTCGTCCTTCCGACAATCAGCTTCCCAAGAAGATTGCCTGGTTGCAATGCATCGGGTCTCGCGATTTGCATGAAGGAGCCCATGGTTATTGTTCCAGTGTCTGCTGTATGTATGCCATCAAAGAGGCTCTTGCGGCGAAGGATTATTCCAGCGATATCGATACGACGATTTTTTATATGGATATGCGCACCTTCGGCAAGGAATACGAGGCATATTACAATCTTGCCAGAAACGAGCTGGGAGTGCGTTTCGTCCGTTCCCGTATTCACAGTATAGAACCGGCCGGACCGGGTTCCGACGACCTCAAGCTGGAATATATGGATGACAAGGGAGAATTCCATGTTGAAAACTTTGACATGGTCGTGCTCTCGGTAGGGTTGGAGGCTCAGAAGGACGTCAAGGAACTGGCTGGTAAGTTGAAAATAGATCTCGACGAGAGTGGTTTTCCAATCGTTGGCGATTTTGCCCCTGTGGAGACTTCACGTCCGGGTATCCTGGCCTGTGGAGCTTTTGCCGGACCCAAGGACGTTCCGTCCTCCATCACGGAAGCTTCCGCATCTTCCGCAGTGTCTGCGGCATTGCTCGCTGCATCCCGCAATACCATGGTTTCTGAAAAATCTTATCCTCCCGAAGATCCGATCATTTATGAGAGGCCTCGTGTGGGCGTGTTTCTTTATCAGTGCGGTTCGGAACAGACCGGCGTGCTCGATGCGGAGGCTGTTCGGAATTACGCAAAAAGACTGCCCAATGTGGTTTATGTTGCCGACACGGGTCTTTCCTGTGGCGTAGAATCTCAAAAAGCCATTTGTGATGCCATAAAGGATAATCAGATCAACCGGGTTGTCGTGGCGGGATGCAGTCCGCGAACTCATGAAAAGTTTTTCCAGGATACCATTCGGCAGGCGGGTCTGAACAAGCACCTGTTGGAAATGGCCAATCTTTTGAACCAGGATTCCTGGGTGCACAGTGACGATCCTGTCAGAGCGACGGAAAAGGCCAAGGATCTCATCGGTATGGCTGTTGCCAAAGCTGTTTTGCTGGAGCCCTTTGCCGAGCAGGAACAAAAGATCACGCAAAAAGCCCTGGTGGTCGGGGGTGGAGTTGCCGGCATGGTGGCGGCCAAGACACTGGCGGCTCAAGGGTATCCCGTTTGTCTGGTGGAAAAATCCTCGCAGTTGGGCGGATACGCAGGCAAGCTGTACAAGACCTGGCGCGGCAGTGCCATATCCCCTTTCGTTGATGAACTGGTGAAGAGTGTTCAGGAAAATCCTCAGATCGATGTGCGCCTCTCCAGCTCCATAACCCATGTGGAAGGCAATGTCGGTCATTTCCAGTCTACCATTCAAAATGGGGGAGGCGAGGAGGTCGTGGAGCATGGGGTTGCGATCCTGGCAACGGGTGGAAAGGAATTTATCCCCAATGAATACCAGTTCGGAAAGCATCCCCGCATCGTGACGCACCAGCAACTGGATCAACACTTCAAGGCGGGTGAACCCACCCTCAAGGCGATTCGGTCCGCTGTATTCATTCAGTGCGTCGGATCACGAGAACCCGATCGTCCCTATTGCAGTCGTGTATGCTGTACGCATTCCATTGAGAGCGCTCTCGAATTGAAGCGGATCAATCCGAATTGCGACGTGTATGTGCTCTACCGGGATATGAGGACCTACGGCGACCGGGAAAAGCTCTACAGTGAAGCCCGCAAGGCGGGGGTTCTTTTCGTTCGTTTCTCGCTCGATAACAAGCCGAAGGTGGAATTGGTCGGTGGCGGACTTAAGGTAACGGTATTCGATCCCATTCTTCAAAAAGACGTTGTGTTGTCCCCCGACCTCATCACGCTGGCGACGGCTATTCTGCCCAACGATGCGCAAGCATTGTCCGGGTTTTTTAAGGTTCCCGTCAACAAGGACGGTTTTCTCTGTGAGGCCCATCTCAAGATGCGCCCAGTGGATTGTTCGACAGACGGTGTTTTTCTGTGTGGTCTGGCTCATTATCCCAAGTCTTTGGATGAAAGCATTGTGCAGGCTCAAGCGGCTGCATCACGGGCGGCAACTTTTCTCGCAAAGGAAAACATTCATTTCCACGGAGCTGTTGCTGTGACCAATCAATTGATGTGCAGCAGTTGTGGAACCTGCGTGAATATTTGTCCCTATTCAGCTCCGAAGTTCAACGACAAGGGAAAGGCTGAGATCAGTCCCGTGCTTTGCAGAAGTTGCGGCCTTTGTGTGGCTTCCTGCCGCTCCGGCGCCATCAGTCTGCGTGGCTATGAGGATGCACAGATTTTTGCCATGATCGACAGTTTATAGAAATACCTGCGGAAGTGGGGAGGAAATGAAAACGGTTGCAACAGCGCGTTTGTGCGGCCTGCCTCCGGCTTCCGGTCAGAAAGAATAGGAG
This region of Desulforhabdus amnigena genomic DNA includes:
- a CDS encoding FAD-dependent oxidoreductase, with amino-acid sequence MMEKKSLKPTVGAVMVVGGGVAGVQSALDLAESGYYVYLLEKSPSVGGVMLQLDKTFPTNCLSSCRGCRAQHGGLAQLDETVPVNDCSTCIISPKLVESGRHANIELIPMVELESVEGEVGNFQVKVRRRLRNLDWTTAPPMASFGDEETVNLNVGAIILATGFRVFDPATYDVFGYGRYPNVITSLEFESIMNPYGPSRGRPCRPSDNQLPKKIAWLQCIGSRDLHEGAHGYCSSVCCMYAIKEALAAKDYSSDIDTTIFYMDMRTFGKEYEAYYNLARNELGVRFVRSRIHSIEPAGPGSDDLKLEYMDDKGEFHVENFDMVVLSVGLEAQKDVKELAGKLKIDLDESGFPIVGDFAPVETSRPGILACGAFAGPKDVPSSITEASASSAVSAALLAASRNTMVSEKSYPPEDPIIYERPRVGVFLYQCGSEQTGVLDAEAVRNYAKRLPNVVYVADTGLSCGVESQKAICDAIKDNQINRVVVAGCSPRTHEKFFQDTIRQAGLNKHLLEMANLLNQDSWVHSDDPVRATEKAKDLIGMAVAKAVLLEPFAEQEQKITQKALVVGGGVAGMVAAKTLAAQGYPVCLVEKSSQLGGYAGKLYKTWRGSAISPFVDELVKSVQENPQIDVRLSSSITHVEGNVGHFQSTIQNGGGEEVVEHGVAILATGGKEFIPNEYQFGKHPRIVTHQQLDQHFKAGEPTLKAIRSAVFIQCVGSREPDRPYCSRVCCTHSIESALELKRINPNCDVYVLYRDMRTYGDREKLYSEARKAGVLFVRFSLDNKPKVELVGGGLKVTVFDPILQKDVVLSPDLITLATAILPNDAQALSGFFKVPVNKDGFLCEAHLKMRPVDCSTDGVFLCGLAHYPKSLDESIVQAQAAASRAATFLAKENIHFHGAVAVTNQLMCSSCGTCVNICPYSAPKFNDKGKAEISPVLCRSCGLCVASCRSGAISLRGYEDAQIFAMIDSL